In Turicibacter sanguinis, a genomic segment contains:
- a CDS encoding sensor domain-containing diguanylate cyclase — translation MSNSEYKILDHLSKGILVINNEFKIIYANQVAEEIFNINKDSILGESLHHLNCQKELCLFCLLSKQIKDFSLHSPIKKITIPNYYQIPDQHLIIKIIRHENIFLVEGKSINFSNDRKKELLTELIQHSKDYMFFKDENLNYVIANQSYLDFVGLKENELIGLNDWDLVRKGILSEELYYQCKCGDNDTLLHGSYSGVEVFLGRSYQVLKQKVNQGVLCVAKDITEIINMTKLSVEDSLTQMYNRRKFNTVYNNIFEDSKYNYYLVLIEFSNLDLINTLYGYQQGDEYLKILSKILLNYSEELFFRLDGSIFCSLTDKNQKNLEKFISHIFSDLDQINITPKITINVGACQIDRTTSKEINYNKASHFLNESKKIGQNQCIIDGELYLKK, via the coding sequence ATGTCTAACTCAGAATATAAAATACTAGACCATTTATCTAAAGGAATATTAGTTATTAATAATGAATTTAAAATTATTTATGCGAATCAAGTAGCAGAAGAAATCTTTAATATAAATAAAGATAGCATCCTAGGTGAGTCCTTGCATCATCTAAATTGTCAAAAAGAGCTTTGCTTATTTTGTTTATTAAGTAAGCAAATCAAAGATTTTTCACTCCATTCTCCAATTAAGAAAATTACCATTCCAAATTATTATCAAATACCAGATCAACATTTAATAATAAAAATTATCCGACACGAAAACATATTCTTAGTTGAGGGAAAATCCATTAATTTTTCTAATGATAGAAAAAAAGAGCTATTGACTGAACTGATACAACATTCAAAAGATTATATGTTCTTTAAAGATGAGAATTTAAACTATGTTATCGCGAATCAAAGTTATTTAGACTTTGTCGGTCTTAAGGAGAATGAGCTAATAGGATTAAATGATTGGGATTTAGTGCGTAAGGGAATTCTTTCTGAAGAATTATATTATCAATGTAAATGTGGAGATAATGATACTTTATTACACGGTTCTTACTCAGGCGTTGAAGTATTTTTAGGACGCTCTTATCAGGTACTAAAACAAAAGGTAAATCAAGGCGTGTTATGTGTAGCCAAGGATATAACAGAAATAATCAATATGACTAAATTATCAGTAGAAGATTCCTTAACTCAAATGTATAATCGCCGAAAATTTAATACCGTTTATAATAATATCTTTGAAGATTCTAAATATAATTACTATTTAGTATTAATAGAATTCAGTAATCTTGATTTAATTAATACTTTATATGGCTATCAACAAGGTGACGAATATTTAAAAATATTATCAAAAATCCTTTTAAATTATTCAGAAGAGCTATTTTTCAGATTAGATGGAAGTATCTTTTGTTCTCTTACGGATAAAAATCAAAAAAATCTTGAAAAGTTTATTAGTCATATTTTTTCTGACCTAGATCAAATTAACATCACACCAAAAATAACGATTAATGTCGGTGCCTGTCAAATAGATAGAACAACTTCAAAGGAAATTAATTATAATAAAGCTTCTCATTTTTTAAATGAATCTAAAAAAATAGGACAAAATCAATGTATCATTGACGGCGAATTATATCTTAAGAAATAA
- a CDS encoding alpha-L-fucosidase yields the protein MDKQSYLKLIDKVIEQGPFKDTWESLEQYDVAKWYQKAKFGIFIHWGLYSIPAFGSEWYSRNMYIQGSKEYEHHIKTYGPQKEFGYKDFIPMFKAEKFDPEVWADLFEKAGARYVMPVAEHHDGFQMYKSDLSPFNSYEMGPKRDILGELSQAFEKRGIKACASSHRIEHWFFMGEGKKFDSDIHDPLACGDFYWPAMPEPDHYDLFSEPTPTKEFLEDWLLRCCELVDKYRPKLIYFDWWIQHHAVKPYLKKFAAYYYNRAHEWNEEVAINYKNDAFMFGSAVIDMERGQFNEPKPNLWQSCTSVARNSWGYTEDNDYKTANEIICDLVDIVSKNGCLLLNIGPKGDGSIPEEDKKLLLEIGDWLKVNGEAIYDSKVWRYASEGPTEVSEGQFSDATSKKFTPKDIRYTVNNNAIYATVLNYPENGQVKLTSFAQKDPCFVPCFHGIIKDIVALGFDGEIKWNHSTDALEISTTTIHSELPVVFKIILD from the coding sequence ATGGACAAACAGTCTTATCTTAAACTAATTGATAAAGTCATTGAACAAGGACCATTCAAAGACACGTGGGAATCTCTTGAACAATACGACGTAGCAAAGTGGTATCAAAAAGCGAAGTTCGGAATCTTTATTCACTGGGGGCTATATTCTATTCCGGCATTTGGAAGTGAGTGGTATTCAAGAAATATGTATATTCAAGGTAGTAAAGAGTACGAGCATCATATTAAAACATATGGGCCGCAAAAAGAATTTGGGTACAAAGATTTCATTCCGATGTTTAAGGCTGAAAAATTTGATCCTGAAGTTTGGGCAGACTTATTTGAAAAAGCTGGGGCGCGATATGTCATGCCTGTCGCCGAACATCACGATGGATTCCAAATGTATAAAAGTGATCTCTCTCCATTCAACTCATATGAAATGGGACCTAAACGTGATATTTTAGGTGAATTATCTCAGGCATTTGAAAAACGAGGTATTAAAGCCTGTGCCTCATCTCATCGAATTGAGCATTGGTTTTTCATGGGAGAGGGGAAAAAATTTGATAGTGATATACATGATCCTTTAGCGTGTGGCGATTTTTATTGGCCTGCCATGCCTGAGCCTGATCACTATGATTTATTTAGTGAACCTACCCCAACAAAAGAATTTTTGGAAGATTGGTTACTCAGATGTTGTGAATTAGTTGATAAATATCGTCCTAAACTCATTTACTTTGACTGGTGGATTCAACATCATGCTGTTAAACCCTACCTCAAAAAATTCGCTGCTTACTACTACAATCGTGCGCATGAATGGAATGAAGAAGTTGCCATTAACTATAAAAATGATGCGTTCATGTTTGGTAGTGCTGTTATCGATATGGAACGTGGTCAATTTAATGAACCAAAACCAAACTTATGGCAAAGTTGTACGTCTGTTGCAAGAAACTCTTGGGGATATACTGAGGATAATGACTATAAAACAGCAAACGAAATCATTTGTGACCTTGTGGATATCGTGAGTAAAAACGGATGCCTACTATTAAATATCGGACCAAAAGGAGATGGCTCAATTCCAGAAGAAGATAAAAAACTCCTACTCGAAATTGGAGACTGGCTAAAAGTCAACGGCGAGGCCATTTACGACTCTAAGGTTTGGCGGTACGCATCAGAAGGTCCAACCGAAGTATCAGAAGGACAATTTTCAGATGCAACGAGCAAAAAGTTCACTCCTAAGGATATTAGATACACCGTGAACAACAATGCCATCTACGCAACGGTCCTAAACTATCCTGAAAATGGACAAGTCAAACTCACCTCTTTTGCCCAAAAAGATCCTTGTTTCGTCCCATGCTTCCACGGTATTATCAAAGATATTGTTGCGCTAGGATTTGATGGGGAAATCAAATGGAATCATAGTACGGATGCCCTTGAGATTAGTACAACTACTATCCATAGTGAGCTCCCTGTTGTTTTCAAAATTATTCTCGACTAA
- a CDS encoding Cof-type HAD-IIB family hydrolase, whose product MEIKVAFFDVDGTIVDNHSTHSHSSDMELVPASTIEAIKLLKENGITPFIATGRSPFMIEDLLEGLEIDSYICTNGQYAVMHGKVIHEAPYSETLLDEIVDVSKKHDIPLLWMPAEHYILSGANQELLLSGLEAMKLPYPRIQTDLEKPDFKVYQMVAGVTKENEHFFESIKEIRIVRWQENGVDLLPLHGSKATAIQTILDKIGLKPENAIAFGDGFNDIEMLQAVGMGVAMGNAHKDVQKHANYVTKPVHEDGIYHACKHFGLI is encoded by the coding sequence ATGGAGATTAAGGTTGCTTTTTTTGATGTAGATGGAACGATTGTGGATAATCATTCAACGCATTCGCATAGTTCAGATATGGAGTTAGTACCAGCGTCAACGATTGAGGCGATTAAATTATTAAAAGAGAATGGAATCACGCCTTTTATTGCAACAGGACGTTCTCCATTTATGATTGAAGATTTACTTGAGGGATTAGAAATTGATAGTTATATTTGTACGAATGGTCAATATGCTGTGATGCATGGTAAAGTGATTCATGAGGCACCTTATTCAGAAACTTTACTTGATGAAATTGTAGATGTTTCTAAGAAGCATGATATTCCACTTTTATGGATGCCAGCAGAGCATTATATTTTATCAGGTGCCAATCAAGAACTTTTATTATCAGGACTTGAAGCCATGAAGTTGCCTTATCCTAGAATTCAAACAGATTTAGAAAAACCTGATTTTAAGGTGTATCAGATGGTAGCGGGAGTTACAAAAGAGAATGAGCATTTCTTTGAGTCAATTAAAGAAATTCGCATTGTTCGTTGGCAAGAAAATGGCGTTGATTTATTACCGTTACATGGTTCAAAAGCAACTGCTATTCAAACGATTTTAGACAAAATCGGGTTGAAACCTGAGAATGCAATTGCGTTCGGAGATGGCTTCAATGATATTGAGATGTTGCAAGCAGTTGGAATGGGTGTTGCAATGGGGAATGCTCATAAAGATGTTCAAAAGCATGCTAACTATGTCACAAAACCAGTTCATGAAGATGGAATCTACCATGCTTGTAAACATTTTGGGTTAATTTAA
- a CDS encoding LacI family DNA-binding transcriptional regulator, whose translation MNKALTIKDIAEIAGVAKSTVSRYNGKVSEETKEKIRRVIEEHNYEPNAFAQSLKAKKTKFVGIIAPGLDSIVTSKVIMAIDTTLRENGYNPLIINTSLRKDLEIESIENLARLKVDGIILVATEIKDAHRDVISQLKVPFLMIGQVCDGVTSIVNDDYHAGFEVGRYIQEMGHQDVIYLGVSKDDTAVGINRRNGVLDGLRYQNNLMNIRIMESDFTSELSEKIVNDALKDSKPSAIICATDRIALGARKAIQRHNLSVPEDISLTGFGGYDLATLVTPPLTTIKFENEKTGHLAAETIIDLMEGRDVAELQVIGYQLIKSKSVKHK comes from the coding sequence ATGAATAAAGCCTTAACAATTAAAGATATAGCTGAAATCGCTGGGGTAGCGAAAAGTACTGTATCTCGTTACAATGGCAAAGTGAGTGAAGAAACAAAGGAAAAAATCAGGAGAGTTATTGAAGAGCATAATTATGAACCAAACGCTTTTGCACAGAGTCTAAAAGCAAAAAAAACAAAATTTGTTGGAATCATAGCCCCTGGGTTAGATTCTATTGTTACATCAAAAGTAATTATGGCCATTGATACAACCTTAAGAGAAAATGGATACAATCCATTAATTATAAATACTAGTTTACGAAAAGATTTAGAAATTGAAAGTATCGAAAATTTAGCACGATTAAAAGTAGATGGAATTATTTTAGTAGCGACCGAAATTAAAGATGCTCATCGAGATGTAATTAGTCAGTTAAAGGTTCCATTTTTAATGATTGGACAAGTCTGTGATGGAGTTACTTCAATTGTTAATGATGATTATCATGCAGGGTTTGAAGTAGGGAGATATATTCAAGAGATGGGGCATCAGGATGTTATTTATTTGGGCGTATCAAAAGATGATACTGCGGTAGGAATAAATCGTCGTAATGGGGTTTTGGATGGATTACGTTATCAAAATAATTTGATGAATATTCGTATAATGGAGTCAGATTTCACAAGTGAACTTTCTGAGAAAATAGTCAACGATGCTTTAAAAGATAGTAAACCAAGTGCAATTATTTGTGCTACAGATCGAATAGCATTAGGGGCTAGAAAAGCTATTCAACGACATAATTTAAGTGTACCAGAAGATATATCACTTACAGGTTTTGGAGGATATGATTTGGCAACTTTAGTTACACCACCTTTGACGACAATTAAATTTGAAAATGAGAAAACAGGACACTTAGCCGCTGAAACGATTATAGACCTAATGGAAGGAAGAGATGTTGCAGAACTACAGGTTATTGGCTATCAGTTAATCAAATCAAAAAGTGTAAAGCATAAATAA